A section of the Streptomyces sp. V3I8 genome encodes:
- a CDS encoding cytochrome P450 has protein sequence MIGNASKEDHLPLDLPFDVLSDRWQSLRALRPVHYEERQGAWQVVDYEAVAAILADPATYSSDFSSGGPTQEDFEVFRQGNFVGMDPPEHRKLRTLVSQAFTPRVVNGLGPRIESVCGRLLDDVADRDRFDLVDSLAYPLPIIVIAELLGIPAADHKLFQEWAATLFGGDELGEAPDMADLERALNAIAPTVREMNGYVLDHIRRCRANPGNDLTSKLLAAEVDGVRLEDQEIVGFVALLLVAGHVTTTALLGNAVVTFDRHPGTLPALRADPDRLPDAVEEVLRWLPPFAELGRRTTRDVVIGERAIPAGAMVVAHLGAANRDPARFEAPDVFDPARSPNPHLTFGHGIHFCFGAPLARLEARIALRMLLERFSDLAVPAYDEVTFQNPAVIVGVRHLPVHVTRA, from the coding sequence GTGATCGGCAACGCATCGAAAGAGGACCACTTACCTCTCGACCTGCCCTTCGACGTGCTCAGTGATCGATGGCAGTCCTTACGCGCATTGAGACCGGTGCATTACGAAGAACGGCAGGGCGCCTGGCAGGTGGTGGATTACGAGGCGGTGGCCGCGATTCTGGCGGACCCGGCGACGTATTCCTCCGACTTTTCGTCCGGCGGCCCCACCCAAGAGGACTTCGAGGTCTTCCGGCAGGGCAATTTCGTCGGTATGGATCCGCCGGAGCACCGTAAACTCCGCACTCTCGTGAGTCAGGCATTCACCCCTCGCGTGGTGAACGGATTGGGGCCGCGTATCGAAAGTGTGTGCGGCCGACTGCTGGACGACGTGGCGGACCGCGACCGGTTCGATCTGGTCGACTCGCTCGCCTACCCGCTGCCCATCATCGTCATCGCGGAACTGCTCGGCATACCGGCGGCCGACCACAAGCTGTTCCAGGAGTGGGCGGCCACCCTCTTCGGTGGCGACGAACTCGGCGAAGCACCCGACATGGCCGATCTGGAACGCGCCCTGAATGCCATTGCCCCGACCGTGCGGGAGATGAACGGCTACGTCCTGGACCATATCCGGCGGTGCCGCGCGAATCCCGGGAACGATCTCACCAGCAAGCTGCTGGCCGCCGAGGTGGACGGGGTCCGGCTGGAGGACCAGGAGATCGTCGGGTTCGTCGCCCTGCTGCTCGTCGCCGGGCACGTCACCACCACGGCGCTGCTGGGCAACGCCGTCGTCACGTTCGACCGGCACCCCGGCACGCTGCCCGCCCTGCGCGCCGACCCGGACCGGCTCCCCGACGCCGTCGAGGAGGTACTGCGCTGGCTGCCCCCCTTCGCGGAACTCGGCCGGCGCACCACGCGGGACGTGGTGATCGGCGAGCGGGCGATCCCCGCGGGCGCGATGGTGGTGGCCCACCTGGGCGCCGCCAACCGCGACCCGGCCCGCTTCGAGGCGCCGGACGTCTTCGATCCGGCCCGCAGCCCCAATCCCCATCTGACCTTCGGTCACGGCATCCACTTCTGCTTCGGCGCGCCCCTGGCCCGGCTGGAGGCGCGCATCGCGCTCCGGATGCTGCTTGAACGTTTCTCCGATCTGGCTGTCCCCGCCTACGACGAGGTCACGTTCCAGAACCCGGCCGTCATCGTCGGCGTACGCCACCTGCCGGTCCACGTCACAAGGGCCTAG
- a CDS encoding 5-dehydro-4-deoxyglucarate dehydratase, whose protein sequence is METLMLEGVLFFPVTPFTDIGEVDLDALRRHVAAGVDAGPGGVFVACGTGEFHALDVEEFTAVVRTAVDAAAGQVPVYAGTGGALGLARRFARAAAAAGADGLLLMPPYLVESPADGLVAYTRAVARETSLPVIVYSRANARFDERTAAEVAQLPTVTGLKDGTGDLDLVARIVPAVREALSASGKDFQFFNGMPTAEASQPAYRALGVELYSSAAFAFAPDLSLAFHRAMEEGDRQRVDALQRAFFHPLVRLRKRVPGYAVGLVKAGVTLEGIKAGPVRPPLTSLDAGEVEELAAIIAEGRAVLAS, encoded by the coding sequence TTGGAGACACTCATGCTCGAAGGCGTCCTCTTCTTTCCCGTCACCCCCTTCACCGACATCGGCGAGGTCGATCTCGACGCCCTGCGCCGGCACGTCGCGGCCGGGGTCGACGCCGGCCCCGGCGGTGTGTTCGTCGCCTGCGGCACCGGCGAGTTCCACGCCCTGGACGTCGAGGAGTTCACCGCGGTGGTACGGACCGCCGTGGACGCGGCGGCCGGACAGGTCCCGGTGTACGCCGGGACCGGCGGCGCGCTCGGACTGGCCCGGCGCTTCGCCCGGGCCGCGGCGGCGGCCGGTGCGGACGGTCTGCTGCTCATGCCGCCCTACCTCGTCGAGTCGCCTGCCGACGGACTCGTCGCGTACACCCGCGCGGTCGCCCGGGAGACCTCCCTCCCGGTGATCGTCTACAGCCGGGCGAACGCGCGGTTCGACGAGCGCACGGCGGCGGAGGTGGCACAACTTCCCACGGTGACAGGCCTGAAGGACGGCACCGGCGACCTCGATCTCGTGGCCCGCATCGTCCCCGCCGTGCGTGAGGCACTGAGCGCGTCCGGCAAGGACTTCCAGTTCTTCAACGGCATGCCGACCGCTGAGGCGAGCCAACCGGCCTACCGCGCACTGGGAGTGGAGCTGTACTCCTCCGCCGCGTTCGCCTTCGCCCCCGACCTGTCGCTCGCCTTCCACCGGGCGATGGAAGAGGGCGACCGGCAGCGGGTCGACGCCTTGCAGCGCGCCTTCTTCCACCCCCTGGTCCGCCTGCGCAAGCGGGTTCCGGGGTACGCGGTGGGCCTGGTGAAGGCGGGGGTCACCCTGGAGGGGATCAAGGCCGGGCCGGTCCGCCCGCCCCTCACGTCGCTCGACGCGGGCGAGGTCGAGGAACTGGCGGCCATCATCGCCGAGGGGCGCGCCGTGCTCGCGTCCTGA
- a CDS encoding 2-hydroxyacid dehydrogenase, giving the protein MRIMLNHRILSRFHEPLKARAQGRHTWLDSFDWSAARLSEAIDDVEVYVGSQLRAEDARRAGRLRLVHVVGAGYDGIPLDALGPDVSVTTTHHHGRSIAEHVLMSVLMLSRDVLGADRALRAGHWRNVAVDPHLPFGRTLEGRRVGVIGFGETGTEVARLCQAVGLRVRAVRRDPSAPVPGDLRTDWIGGNDRLPDLLAESDVVVVTVPLGPATRGLIGPAELAAMGPTALLVNVARGPVVQEAALYEALDSGAIAGAALDVWWSGPPQAPSRLPFHRLPNVLMTPHHSGHTGDTFAARAAEIADNINRLEQGRPLTNVVRAAVPSAT; this is encoded by the coding sequence ATGCGCATCATGCTCAACCACCGCATCCTGAGCCGCTTCCACGAACCCCTCAAGGCCCGCGCGCAGGGCCGGCACACCTGGCTGGACTCCTTCGACTGGAGCGCGGCACGCCTCTCCGAGGCCATCGACGACGTCGAGGTGTACGTCGGTTCGCAGCTGCGTGCCGAGGACGCCCGGCGCGCCGGACGGCTCCGGCTCGTCCATGTCGTCGGCGCCGGCTACGACGGCATCCCCCTGGACGCGCTCGGCCCGGACGTGTCCGTCACGACCACCCACCACCACGGCCGTTCCATCGCCGAGCACGTGCTCATGTCCGTGCTGATGCTCTCCCGTGACGTCCTCGGCGCCGACCGTGCACTGCGGGCCGGCCACTGGCGCAACGTGGCCGTCGATCCGCACCTGCCGTTCGGGCGGACGCTGGAGGGCCGCCGGGTGGGCGTCATCGGGTTCGGCGAGACCGGCACCGAGGTCGCCCGGCTGTGCCAGGCGGTGGGCCTGCGGGTGCGCGCCGTGCGCCGCGACCCCTCCGCGCCGGTCCCCGGCGATCTGCGCACCGACTGGATCGGCGGCAACGACCGGCTGCCCGACCTGCTCGCCGAGTCCGACGTCGTGGTGGTCACGGTCCCCCTCGGCCCCGCGACCCGCGGACTGATCGGCCCCGCCGAACTGGCGGCCATGGGGCCCACGGCCCTGCTGGTCAACGTGGCCCGCGGCCCGGTGGTCCAGGAGGCGGCGCTCTACGAGGCGCTCGACTCCGGTGCCATCGCGGGCGCCGCACTGGACGTGTGGTGGTCCGGACCGCCGCAGGCGCCCAGCCGGCTGCCGTTCCACCGCCTGCCCAACGTGCTGATGACCCCGCACCACTCGGGCCACACCGGCGACACCTTCGCCGCCCGCGCGGCGGAGATCGCCGACAACATCAACCGGCTGGAGCAGGGGCGGCCGCTCACCAACGTGGTACGCGCCGCCGTCCCTTCGGCGACCTGA
- a CDS encoding glucarate dehydratase family protein, giving the protein MAGNAARIADVTVTPVAFRDPPLLNTVGVHEPYALRTIVEITTESGVTGIGESYGGTLHLARLRRTAGELTGLDVWSLNDLVARTTRALGPDTSGGDGMSGMVTGSSAVDRVMSPFDVACLDIQGKLIGRPVSDLLGGAVRPSVPYSAYLFYKWAGHAGQADDDWGAALDPAGLVDQARRMIDTYGFSSIKLKGGVFPPDEEIAAVRALRKAFPDLPLRLDPNAAWSTRTSLRVARELDGVLQYLEDPTEGVDGMAAVAAGTPTPLATNMCVVSFDDLAPAVARGSVGIVLSDHHFWGGLRRCGQLSAICDTFGLGLSMHSNSHLGISLAAMTHLAAATPRLTYACDTHTPWKRPDEDVVDTGVLRFREGRVTVPTAPGLGVELDRDALARLHRQYLDCGLRDRDDTGYMRRVDPSFPTETPRW; this is encoded by the coding sequence ATGGCAGGGAACGCAGCACGCATCGCCGACGTCACCGTGACCCCCGTGGCCTTCCGGGATCCTCCACTGCTCAACACGGTCGGGGTCCACGAGCCCTACGCGCTGCGGACGATCGTGGAGATCACCACGGAATCCGGTGTCACCGGCATCGGCGAGAGCTACGGCGGCACACTCCACCTGGCACGGCTGCGCCGTACCGCCGGGGAACTGACCGGCCTGGACGTGTGGAGCCTCAACGACCTGGTCGCCCGCACCACCCGCGCGCTGGGACCGGACACCTCCGGCGGTGACGGCATGTCCGGGATGGTCACCGGCAGCAGCGCCGTCGACCGGGTCATGTCGCCGTTCGACGTCGCCTGCCTGGACATCCAGGGGAAGCTGATCGGCAGGCCGGTCAGCGACCTGCTGGGCGGAGCGGTGCGCCCCTCGGTCCCCTACAGCGCCTACCTCTTCTACAAGTGGGCCGGACACGCCGGGCAGGCGGACGACGACTGGGGCGCCGCCCTCGACCCGGCGGGCCTGGTCGACCAGGCCCGCCGCATGATCGACACGTACGGCTTCTCCTCCATCAAGCTCAAGGGCGGGGTCTTCCCGCCGGACGAGGAGATCGCGGCGGTCAGGGCCCTGCGGAAGGCATTCCCCGACCTGCCCCTGCGCCTCGACCCCAACGCCGCCTGGAGCACGCGGACGTCACTGCGCGTCGCCCGCGAACTGGACGGGGTCCTGCAGTACCTGGAGGACCCGACCGAGGGCGTCGACGGTATGGCGGCCGTGGCCGCGGGGACACCGACACCGCTGGCGACCAACATGTGTGTCGTCTCCTTCGACGACCTCGCCCCGGCCGTGGCCCGCGGGTCCGTGGGCATCGTCCTGTCCGACCACCACTTCTGGGGCGGACTGCGGCGCTGCGGACAGCTCTCCGCGATCTGCGACACCTTCGGCCTCGGCCTGTCGATGCACTCCAACTCCCACCTGGGCATCAGCCTCGCGGCGATGACACACCTGGCGGCGGCCACCCCGCGCCTCACCTACGCCTGCGACACGCACACCCCCTGGAAGCGGCCGGACGAGGACGTCGTCGACACCGGGGTGCTCCGGTTCAGGGAGGGCCGCGTCACCGTCCCGACCGCTCCGGGCCTCGGTGTGGAGCTGGACCGGGACGCGCTCGCCCGGCTCCACCGGCAGTACCTCGACTGCGGGCTGCGCGACCGCGACGACACCGGCTACATGCGCCGCGTCGACCCCTCCTTCCCGACCGAGACCCCCCGGTGGTGA
- a CDS encoding 2-hydroxyacid dehydrogenase: MSHPSAAGDPAAPGTVLQVSPLLPALEATLAERHGAVRLHELPDPAAYLRAEGGNVVAAVTSARFGVANSLMDALPRLGAIVHFGVGYETTDVRHARARGIDVSNTPDVLTDCVADLAVGGLIDVMRELSAADRYVRAGRWTTAPYPLTSRVSGKRVGILGLGRIGRAVARRLEGFGTDISYCSRVPVPGVGHRHLPTARELAAECDAVVVTVAGGADTRGMVSAEVLDALGPDGYLVNVARGSVVDEPALVAAVREGRIAGAALDVFADEPNVPRALLESDRVVLLPHIASGTRETRRMMGDLVLDNLRRFLAEGVLLTPVP, encoded by the coding sequence ATGTCCCACCCCTCCGCCGCCGGTGACCCGGCCGCCCCGGGCACCGTCCTCCAGGTGTCCCCGCTGCTCCCCGCCCTGGAGGCGACACTGGCCGAACGCCACGGTGCCGTCCGGCTGCACGAACTGCCCGACCCCGCCGCCTACCTGCGCGCGGAGGGCGGCAACGTGGTGGCCGCGGTCACCAGCGCGCGGTTCGGAGTCGCCAACTCCTTGATGGACGCGCTGCCGCGGCTCGGGGCCATCGTCCACTTCGGCGTCGGCTACGAGACCACGGACGTGCGCCACGCCCGGGCGCGCGGCATCGACGTCAGCAACACCCCCGACGTGCTCACGGACTGCGTGGCCGACCTCGCCGTCGGCGGGCTGATCGACGTCATGCGGGAGCTGTCGGCCGCCGACCGGTACGTACGGGCGGGCCGGTGGACGACGGCGCCCTACCCGCTGACCTCGCGGGTGAGCGGGAAGCGGGTGGGCATCCTGGGGCTGGGCCGTATCGGCCGGGCCGTCGCGCGACGGCTCGAGGGCTTCGGCACGGACATCTCGTACTGCTCGCGGGTCCCGGTGCCCGGCGTCGGCCACCGCCACCTGCCCACCGCGCGGGAGTTGGCCGCCGAGTGCGACGCGGTGGTCGTCACCGTCGCCGGCGGCGCGGACACCCGGGGCATGGTCTCGGCGGAGGTGCTGGACGCGCTCGGCCCCGACGGCTACCTGGTCAACGTCGCGCGCGGCAGCGTCGTCGACGAACCGGCCCTGGTCGCGGCGGTGCGGGAGGGGCGCATCGCCGGCGCGGCGCTGGACGTCTTCGCCGACGAACCGAACGTGCCGCGGGCGCTGCTGGAGTCGGACCGGGTGGTCCTCCTCCCGCACATCGCCAGCGGGACGCGCGAGACGCGCCGGATGATGGGCGACCTGGTCCTGGACAACCTTCGGAGGTTCCTGGCGGAGGGGGTCCTGCTCACCCCCGTTCCGTGA
- a CDS encoding ABC transporter substrate-binding protein: MLLAGTVLVSSGCAVANSAGGDAGQADGRTLRVVLTQEPPTLEPCEASLTGTGVVVRSNITEPLVERDPASGELHPLLATAWKQTGPRTWSFDTRDGVTFQNGEPFTAEDAAFSIDRAVNSDLACNVEGYVFGDDDLEVEAVGDDRLTVTTAEPDPILPLRLSFVEIVPRTTDTEAKVRVPVGTGPYAVRSWQAGAAIDLNRYDDYWGKAPDFPRARYVWRSDASVRAAMIDKDEAEIAVALDPMEAEKDTTVAYPNNETTALRLDGREAPLDDLRVRRAIDLAVDRQGIVDALLGGLAEPAGQLVPPGVVGHSEEIEPTRQDVAKARALVAQAKADGVPTGRTITLVARNGMFAGVSETAEALQYQMERIGLNVRVRMADTATQLQYQLRPLPKNVGPIALLIMHGNQAGDAAFTASQYLLGDGPQSTFGTGDLDRRISDAGLLSGDRRQQAFADLLARQNEKVVQYTHIAHMSGLLGLSPSIRYEPNSATGDELRLAEVGQAEAVKH, translated from the coding sequence ATGCTGTTGGCGGGCACGGTGCTGGTGTCCAGCGGCTGCGCCGTGGCCAACAGCGCCGGCGGCGACGCCGGGCAGGCCGACGGCCGCACCCTGCGCGTGGTGCTCACCCAGGAGCCACCGACGCTGGAGCCCTGCGAGGCCTCGCTGACCGGTACCGGCGTCGTCGTCCGCTCCAACATCACCGAGCCCCTCGTCGAACGCGATCCCGCCTCCGGCGAACTGCACCCCCTGCTCGCGACCGCCTGGAAGCAGACCGGGCCCCGCACCTGGAGCTTCGACACACGCGACGGGGTCACCTTCCAGAACGGCGAGCCGTTCACCGCCGAGGACGCCGCCTTCTCCATCGACCGGGCGGTCAACTCCGACCTCGCCTGCAACGTCGAGGGCTACGTCTTCGGCGACGACGACCTCGAGGTGGAGGCGGTCGGCGACGACCGGCTGACCGTCACCACCGCCGAGCCCGACCCGATCCTTCCGCTGCGGCTGAGCTTCGTGGAGATCGTGCCGCGCACCACCGACACCGAGGCCAAGGTGCGCGTCCCGGTCGGCACCGGCCCCTACGCCGTACGCTCCTGGCAGGCCGGAGCCGCGATCGACCTGAACCGCTACGACGACTACTGGGGCAAGGCCCCCGACTTCCCCCGGGCCCGCTACGTCTGGCGCAGCGACGCGAGTGTCCGGGCCGCCATGATCGACAAGGACGAGGCGGAGATCGCCGTCGCGCTCGACCCGATGGAGGCGGAGAAGGACACGACCGTCGCCTATCCCAACAACGAGACGACCGCGCTGCGGCTCGACGGCCGCGAGGCACCGCTCGACGACCTTCGGGTGCGCCGGGCGATCGACCTGGCCGTCGACCGCCAGGGCATCGTCGACGCCCTGCTCGGCGGACTGGCCGAACCGGCCGGACAGCTCGTGCCGCCCGGAGTGGTCGGGCACAGCGAGGAGATCGAGCCGACCCGGCAGGACGTGGCGAAGGCCAGGGCCCTGGTGGCGCAGGCGAAGGCCGACGGCGTGCCCACCGGCCGCACCATCACCCTCGTCGCCCGCAACGGCATGTTCGCCGGGGTGTCGGAGACCGCGGAGGCCCTCCAGTACCAGATGGAGCGGATCGGGCTGAACGTCCGCGTGCGCATGGCCGACACCGCCACCCAGCTCCAGTACCAGCTGAGGCCGCTGCCGAAGAACGTCGGCCCCATCGCCCTGCTGATCATGCACGGCAACCAGGCCGGTGACGCGGCCTTCACCGCCAGCCAGTACCTGCTCGGCGACGGCCCGCAGTCCACCTTCGGCACCGGGGACCTCGACCGGCGCATCTCCGACGCGGGCCTGCTGTCCGGCGACAGACGCCAGCAGGCGTTCGCGGATCTCCTGGCCCGCCAGAACGAGAAGGTGGTCCAGTACACCCACATCGCCCACATGAGCGGGCTGCTCGGACTGTCACCGTCGATCCGGTACGAGCCGAACTCCGCCACCGGCGACGAACTGCGGCTGGCCGAGGTCGGCCAGGCCGAGGCGGTGAAGCACTGA
- a CDS encoding ABC transporter permease has product MIPFLRKRMVSSAVPLFCVVLGVFFLARMTGNPVDLYLPLSATAEQRAEFSAAQGFDLSIPAQLWNYLSDAVRLDFGTSLRTGQPATEMVLDAFPVTLQLAGVTMLLAITGAVLVGSLAAYRPNSPADRVASLLSMTAASIPDFWFAIMGVLVFGVSLGWLPTSGTLGGPEIWVLPVATLLIRPFGVLVQVVRGSMVSALSAPYVKIARSKGATPRRVIFGHALRNAVTPVLTVAGDLAVGLVNGAVIVETIFGWPGIGKLMIDSILQRDFAVLQAAVLLTAVTIFALNILVDVCHALADPRVRQAVPA; this is encoded by the coding sequence ATGATCCCCTTCCTGCGCAAACGCATGGTCTCCAGCGCCGTCCCCCTCTTCTGCGTGGTGCTGGGCGTCTTCTTCCTGGCCCGCATGACCGGCAACCCGGTCGACCTCTACCTCCCCCTCAGCGCCACCGCCGAGCAGCGCGCGGAGTTCTCCGCCGCCCAGGGCTTCGACCTGTCGATCCCGGCGCAGCTGTGGAACTACCTCAGCGACGCCGTACGCCTGGACTTCGGCACCTCGCTGCGGACGGGGCAGCCGGCGACCGAGATGGTGCTCGACGCCTTCCCGGTCACCCTGCAGCTGGCCGGTGTGACGATGCTGCTCGCGATCACCGGAGCGGTGCTGGTCGGCAGCCTGGCCGCCTACCGGCCCAACTCCCCGGCCGACCGGGTCGCCAGCCTGCTGTCGATGACGGCCGCCAGCATCCCCGACTTCTGGTTCGCCATCATGGGCGTACTCGTCTTCGGGGTGAGCCTCGGGTGGCTGCCGACCTCCGGCACCCTCGGCGGACCCGAGATCTGGGTCCTGCCCGTCGCCACCCTGCTGATCCGTCCCTTCGGGGTGCTGGTCCAGGTGGTGCGCGGCAGCATGGTCTCCGCGCTCTCCGCGCCCTACGTCAAGATCGCCCGCAGCAAGGGCGCCACGCCCCGCCGGGTGATCTTCGGCCACGCCCTGCGCAACGCCGTGACACCGGTGCTGACCGTGGCCGGCGACCTGGCGGTCGGCCTGGTCAACGGCGCCGTGATCGTCGAGACGATCTTCGGCTGGCCCGGCATCGGCAAACTCATGATCGACTCCATCCTCCAGCGCGACTTCGCGGTCCTCCAGGCGGCCGTGCTCCTGACCGCCGTGACGATCTTCGCGCTCAACATCCTGGTCGACGTCTGTCACGCGTTGGCCGACCCCCGTGTGCGACAGGCGGTACCGGCGTGA
- a CDS encoding ABC transporter permease, whose translation MTREETATAGDGTSPADGTAPAPHRASWWRMLGRDRAAAVAAVVLTLVVLVALFGRLVIGDRARRQDLDASLRPPSLDHGVYGLFGTDVLGRSVLARLVDAAATTLSVAVPAVLCSLLVGAALGLWAGYHGGRRESVALRVADVILSFPSLLIAVVVLYVFSPSALNLVLILAVARVPVYLRTARAEAAELRSRLFVDAARTFGTPARHIIHRHILPIALPTLLTVATLDFCFVMLTESSLSFLGIGIQPPDVSWGLMVAQGRQYLQTAWWITVLPGLAIVLTTVSATVLAAWARIATDPAQRWRLTLPAARRRASAAVPPELIP comes from the coding sequence GTGACCCGAGAAGAGACCGCCACCGCAGGGGACGGCACCTCCCCCGCGGACGGCACCGCCCCCGCACCCCACCGGGCGAGCTGGTGGCGCATGCTGGGCCGCGACCGCGCGGCGGCCGTCGCAGCCGTCGTCCTCACCCTGGTCGTCCTCGTGGCGCTCTTCGGCCGGCTGGTCATCGGTGACCGCGCTCGGCGGCAGGACCTGGACGCCTCACTGCGGCCACCGTCCCTGGACCACGGCGTGTACGGGCTGTTCGGCACCGACGTCCTGGGACGCAGCGTGCTGGCACGCCTGGTCGACGCCGCCGCCACGACCCTGTCCGTGGCCGTCCCGGCCGTGCTGTGCTCACTGCTCGTCGGCGCGGCCCTGGGCCTGTGGGCCGGTTACCACGGGGGCCGCCGGGAGAGCGTCGCCCTGCGCGTCGCGGACGTCATCCTCAGCTTCCCCTCGCTGCTGATCGCGGTGGTCGTGCTGTACGTCTTCTCGCCCAGCGCGCTGAACCTCGTCCTCATCCTCGCGGTGGCGCGCGTCCCGGTGTACCTGCGCACCGCGCGGGCGGAGGCCGCCGAACTGCGCAGCCGGCTGTTCGTCGACGCGGCCCGCACCTTCGGCACCCCCGCCCGGCACATCATCCACCGGCACATCCTGCCGATCGCGCTGCCGACGCTGCTGACGGTCGCCACCCTCGACTTCTGCTTCGTCATGCTCACCGAGTCCTCCCTGAGCTTCCTCGGCATCGGCATCCAGCCGCCGGACGTCAGCTGGGGCCTGATGGTCGCCCAGGGACGGCAGTACCTGCAGACCGCCTGGTGGATCACCGTGCTCCCGGGTCTCGCCATCGTGCTCACGACGGTGTCCGCCACGGTCCTCGCCGCCTGGGCCCGCATCGCCACCGACCCCGCACAGCGCTGGCGGCTGACGTTGCCCGCCGCACGCCGCCGTGCCTCCGCCGCCGTACCCCCGGAGCTGATCCCGTGA
- a CDS encoding ABC transporter ATP-binding protein: MTTTAVPSPPSADTPALDVEGLCIDLSTPSGRVRAVDGVSFSVRRGRTLALLGESGCGKSMTALSVVGLLDPAADVTGGAVRVSGSDLLRMSPAQRRELAGPVLSIVFQDALTALNPVQPVGRQIGEPFRIHRGLSRREAREKAIELMTRVGIPEPRQRARSYPHQFSGGMRQRLLIAMAVALDPDVLIADEPTTALDVTVQAQIMRLLRDLQDERRMALVLITHDLAVVAQRADDVVVMYAGTVVESGPVRDVFAAPRHPYTRGLLDSVPEHAVRGRPLPAVPGSPPELSAVPSGCVFQDRCPLVRERCVRERPPLRASGDGRTAACHFSEELIRA, from the coding sequence GTGACGACCACCGCCGTGCCCTCGCCGCCCTCCGCGGACACCCCGGCCCTCGACGTCGAGGGGCTCTGCATCGATCTGAGCACGCCGTCGGGGCGGGTACGCGCCGTCGACGGCGTCAGCTTCAGCGTCCGCCGCGGCCGCACCCTCGCCCTCCTCGGCGAGTCGGGCTGCGGCAAGTCGATGACCGCGCTGTCGGTCGTGGGGCTGCTCGACCCCGCGGCCGACGTGACCGGCGGCGCCGTCCGGGTCAGTGGCAGCGACCTGCTGCGGATGAGCCCGGCGCAACGGCGCGAACTCGCCGGACCCGTGCTGTCGATCGTGTTCCAGGACGCCCTGACCGCACTCAACCCGGTGCAGCCGGTCGGCCGGCAGATCGGCGAGCCGTTCCGCATCCACCGCGGACTCTCCCGGCGCGAAGCCCGGGAGAAGGCGATCGAACTCATGACCCGGGTGGGCATCCCCGAGCCCCGGCAGCGGGCCCGCTCCTACCCGCACCAGTTCTCCGGCGGGATGCGGCAGCGGCTGCTCATCGCAATGGCCGTCGCCCTCGACCCCGATGTGCTCATCGCCGACGAACCCACCACCGCGCTGGACGTGACCGTGCAGGCGCAGATCATGCGGCTGCTGCGGGACCTCCAGGACGAGCGGCGGATGGCCCTCGTCCTGATCACGCACGACCTGGCCGTGGTGGCCCAGCGGGCGGACGACGTGGTCGTGATGTACGCGGGAACCGTCGTCGAGAGCGGGCCGGTGCGCGACGTCTTCGCCGCTCCCCGCCATCCCTACACCCGGGGACTGCTCGACTCGGTTCCGGAACACGCCGTACGCGGGCGTCCGTTGCCCGCCGTGCCCGGCAGCCCGCCCGAGCTGAGCGCGGTGCCGTCCGGGTGCGTCTTCCAGGACCGCTGCCCGCTGGTGCGCGAACGCTGCGTGCGGGAACGGCCGCCGCTGCGCGCGTCGGGCGACGGACGCACGGCGGCCTGCCACTTCTCCGAGGAGCTCATCCGTGCCTGA